Below is a window of Anaerobacillus alkaliphilus DNA.
TAAATGCGCTTTGCCGATCAGCCCTCCAACTGGGAATCCATTTCCCAAACCCTTAGCCACAGTGATAATATCAGGTGATAGAGGATAATGTTGGTAACCAAATGCCTTACCAGTTCTCCCAATTCCAGTTTGAACCTCATCGACAACTACTAACAGATTGTATGTTTCTTTTAATTGATTTATCGTTTCAATAAACTGAACGCTAGCTTCATGGACTCCACCTTCACCTTGAATAACTTCAAGGAAAATTGCGGCTACGTCTTCGTCTACAGCGTTTATTAGGGAGTTGCAATCGTTATAAGGTACATATACGAAGCCTTCTAATAAAGGACCAAATCCAAGGTGGATTTTTTCTTGACCTGTTGCCGAAAGACTTCCCATTGTTCTGCCATGGAATGATTGATAAAATGTAATAATTTTCTTTTTACTTGTTGCTTTTCTAACTAGCTTAATAGCAGCTTCGTTTGCCTCTGTACCGCTATTGCAAAAAAATACAGCATCACCACTAGAATGGGAGACTAATAACTCACTAACCTCTTCTTGCCCTTCAACATGAAACAAATTAGAGACATGAAGAACTTTATCTAGCTGTGTTTTAATTGCTTCGTTTACATATGGGTGGCAGTGTCCTAGGTTACAGACAGCAATACCAGCAACAAAATCTAAATATTTCTTTCCTTGATCGTCAATAAGGGTTAAACCACTTGCTTCTTTCACTTTAATTGGCCATTTATTATAGGTAGGGAATAAATTACTCATGAGAACACCCGCTTTTTTTAATTGTCAATTGTCAATTTTGAATTGTCTCTCGCAAAGCTTCGAAGTCTTTCTTTCTAGTAGTAATTCATAATTCATAATTCTCAAT
It encodes the following:
- a CDS encoding acetylornithine transaminase produces the protein MSNLFPTYNKWPIKVKEASGLTLIDDQGKKYLDFVAGIAVCNLGHCHPYVNEAIKTQLDKVLHVSNLFHVEGQEEVSELLVSHSSGDAVFFCNSGTEANEAAIKLVRKATSKKKIITFYQSFHGRTMGSLSATGQEKIHLGFGPLLEGFVYVPYNDCNSLINAVDEDVAAIFLEVIQGEGGVHEASVQFIETINQLKETYNLLVVVDEVQTGIGRTGKAFGYQHYPLSPDIITVAKGLGNGFPVGGLIGKAHLVEAFGPGSHGSTFGGNPLAMAAAKATLETIFNHEFLQVVEEKGSYFFLKLTEKLNSTTMVKEIRGKGLMIGIECNQDVTPIIGSLRNNGLLVLNAGPNVLRLLPPLTVSYEELDQAISLIALELNKIPV